In the genome of Populus alba chromosome 11, ASM523922v2, whole genome shotgun sequence, one region contains:
- the LOC118054798 gene encoding uncharacterized protein gives MDESWRMRMGVPTPSVPRRRSMEDIAATRHSMDARLDPDDFSDVFGGPPRSVLSRKFPADFTRSSSSSFYEEIFLPETESLSKGKKNGGRSLPAFRIPARGEGFYSDVFRLSDEGRRSRQRSRANSKSKSNSSSVLSSEELSPQRRLVTGDDVALSSFASKLRPINVPYRWNSATGRPEGQPAGRQWNMPSFPRNHTEKCYMENEYIDEKARCCSSYFKVSRQVSSPETISLEPHSHRSIKISVDDLELNSPSSPASSLCHEPEAKVGVQCNIMPEEELEQVEDEEDEDEVMSSYVIEINSDHREGTGEAVSIDEAIAWAKEKFRSRSFDRQHENVSMDHHSDEAEERRNVHDFVGHQMDGHGSRQCSMEEELKKSRREEVEKSEKDMEMELLDEDIRLWSAGKETNIRLLLSTLHHILWPNSGWYAIALTSLIESSQVKKAYQKARLCLHPDKLQQRGGTLSQKHVAEKAFSILQDAWASFISQDLLFN, from the exons atggatGAGTCGTGGCGAATGCGCATGGGAGTGCCAACGCCAAGCGTCCCAAGACGCCGCTCCATGGAGGATATTGCAGCCACGAGACATTCCATGGATGCCAGATTAGACCCAGATGACTTCTCTGACGTCTTCGGTGGGCCTCCAAGGAGTGTTCTCTCTCGCAAATTCCCCGCCGATTTCACcagatcttcttcttcttctttctatgAGGAGATTTTCCTCCCAGAAACGGAGTCTCTTTCGAAAGGGAAGAAGAACGGCGGACGTAGCTTGCCGGCGTTCAGAATCCCGGCCAGGGGAGAAGGGTTCTACAGTGATGTGTTTAGGTTGTCGGACGAGGGCAGGAGGTCCAGGCAACGGTCAAGGGCCAACTCCAAGTCCAAGTCCAACTCTTCGTCGGTGCTCAGTTCGGAGGAGCTTAGCCCTCAACGGCGGCTGGTGACCGGAGATGACGTCGCATTATCTTCTTTCGCTTCAAAGCTCAG GCCAATCAATGTACCTTACAGATGGAACTCAGCCACAGGGAGGCCCGAAGGACAGCCAGCTGGGAGACAATGGAACATGCCATCTTTTCCACGCAATCATACTGAGAAATGTTACATGGAAAATGAATACATTGATGAGAAAGCCAGATGCTGCTCCTCTTATTTTAAGGTTTCACGGCAGGTCTCATCCCCAGAAACCATTAGTCTTGAGCCCCATTCACACCGAAGCATCAAAATTTCTGTGGATGATTTAGAACTCAACTCCCCTTCATCTCCGGCCTCTTCACTGTGTCATGAACCAGAGGCAAAAGTTGGTGTACAGTGTAATATAATGCCAGAAGAAGAACTGGAACAggttgaagatgaagaagatgaagatgaagtaaTGAGTTCTTATGTTATCGAGATCAATTCTGATCATAGAGAAGGGACTGGCGAAGCAGTTTCTATTGACGAAGCAATTGCATGGGCTAAGGAGAAATTCCGGTCAAGATCTTTTGATAGACAGCACGAAAATGTTTCGATGGACCACCACTCAGATGAAGCAGAAG AAAGGCGTAATGTGCATGATTTTGTTGGGCATCAAATGGATGGACATGGGAGTAGGCAATGTTCTATG GAAGAAGAGCTGAAGAAATCCAGAAGAGAAGAAgtagaaaaatcagaaaaagat aTGGAGATGGAGTTATTGGATGAAGACATTAGGTTGTGGTCAGCTGGCAAGGAAACTAATATCCGTCTGCTGCTATCTACACTTCATCAC ATTCTATGGCCAAATAGCGGGTGGTATGCAATCGCCCTAACAAGCCTCATTGAGAGCTCGCAGGTGAAGAAAGCTTATCAGAAAGCAAGGCTATGTCTCCATCCTGACAAGTTGCAACAAAGAGGAGGTACACTCTCACAGAAACATGTCGCAGAGAAGGCCTTTTCCATCCTGCAG GATGCATGGGCTTCTTTCATCTCCCAAGATTTGTTGTTTAACTAG
- the LOC118054799 gene encoding putative hydrolase C777.06c translates to MESQNNNICNNGSALIFLGTGCSSAVPNVRCLLQPSDPPCSVCSQALPVPPNQNPNYRCNTSLVIDHYSEIDNAHSYILIDVGKTFREQVLRWFTLHNIPRIDSIILTHEHADAVLGLDDIRAVQPYSPINDIDPTPIYLSHHAMDSIAEKFPYLVQKQLKPGQEIRRVAQLDWHIIEEDHQRPFVASGIQFVPLPVMHGEDYISLGFLFGEKCRVAYISDVSRIPSSTEHVISKASAGQLDILILDTLYKNGSHNTHFCLPQTLETVKRLCPKRALLIGMTHEFDHYKDNDFLTEWSQREGIPVQLARDGLRIPVKLS, encoded by the exons ATGGAGTCCCAAAACAACAACATTTGTAATAACGGATCGGCTCTAATCTTCCTTGGGACAGGATGCTCGAGCGCCGTCCCCAACGTCAGGTGCCTCCTCCAGCCCTCAGATCCTCCGTGCTCCGTTTGCTCTCAGGCCCTCCCCGTCCCTCCCAACCAAAACCCTAACTACAG ATGCAATACATCACTCGTTATAGATCACTACAGTGAAATTGATAATGCACACAGCTATATATTGATAGATGTGGGCAAGACATTCAGGGAGCAAGTCCTTAGGTGGTTTACTCTCCACAACATTCCTCGTATTGATTCT ATCATTTTGACTCATGAACATGCTGATGCAGTTCTTGGTCTTGATGATATACGTGCTGTGCAACCATATAGCCCGATAAATGACATTGATCCCACTCCCATCTACCTAAGTCACCATGCAATGGATAG CATTGCAGAGAAATTCCCTTACTTGGTACAGAAACAATTGAAGCCAGGCCAGGAAATAAGACGAGTAGCACAGCTGGACTGGCATATAATTGAGGAAGACCATCAAAGACCATTTGTTGCATCAGGCATACAGTTTGTTCCTTTGCCA GTGATGCATGGAGAAGATTATATTTCTCTGGGGTTTCTCTTTGGTGAAAAATGTAGAGTAGCTTATATATCTGATGTTTCACGCATTCCATCTAGCACAGAGCATg TAATTTCGAAAGCTAGTGCAGGGCAATTGGATATTCTGATCCTGGACACTTTATACAAG AATGGGTCTCATAATACACACTTTTGCCTCCCTCAG ACTCTTGAGACAGTGAAGAGATTATGCCCAAAGCGAGCTCTTTTAATTGGAATGACCCATGAATTTGATCATTACAAGGACAATGACTTTCTAACGGAATGGTCTCAAAG GGAAGGAATACCAGTGCAGCTGGCGCGCGATGGTCTGAGAATTCCTGTAAAACTATCTTAA